One genomic region from Leptolyngbyaceae cyanobacterium JSC-12 encodes:
- a CDS encoding capsular exopolysaccharide biosynthesis protein (IMG reference gene:2510096956~PFAM: Chain length determinant protein; CobQ/CobB/MinD/ParA nucleotide binding domain~TIGRFAM: capsular exopolysaccharide family), whose translation MQGQQYPQPELVKDGRRFQWLPNAPMVSSSGGDEGGLNLGQVFSTLRRRIPVILGVTTVVTSAAVLKAMTSTPIYQGAFDILTKPVTVETEVISSVPQTLSSKEQQQPEKGVDATKLQLLKSPKILSPIAKELQAKYPDVNYGMLAAGLKVTPGTATEILNVSFQDKDPGKVAAILKLTAQAYIDYSLEERLADVKQGIEFVDTQLPQLRNRVEALQDELQTFRQQFNLIDPESTSKVLSDQKGAIGQQRLDTQIRLNEAQALYVDLSRQIAELPSESVSASATRENTRYQALLTQLLDIRSQIAKESSVFRDGTADIQVLKDQQQNLLALLGREGRQVQTEVASRIRELEARNRILTQAENDLNQQIKQLSVVSRRYADIQRELKIATDNLNQFLAKREALRIDAGQRKAPWQILTPPTDPIPSSANTKRSAMLGVILGVLLGVGVALLLDKISNILHSPEEVKDVSKLPILGVIPYNPELTELEKIDAAAGRFSSVADVLGFVQQVSQKIGLNNNAAKSHYTTSPFLEAFRSLYANIRLLSSDTQVRSIVISSCTAGEGKSTTSVYLAQTAAALGQRVLLVDTDLRLPQLHNRLGLMNSYGLSNLISLDLDFEQVVQQSPIEENLFVMTAGQIPPDPTKLLSSQKMQRLMEQFKEAYDLVIYDTPPLLGLADAKLFAAKTDGIILVVGLGKVKSAALTQILEGLKQFNVSILGAVANGAKDYKANLYDSYYRYYNASEKESTALLEDDIVPPAIDLSKHN comes from the coding sequence ATGCAGGGTCAGCAATATCCACAACCCGAGTTAGTTAAAGATGGTAGACGCTTTCAATGGCTACCCAATGCACCCATGGTTTCATCCAGCGGAGGGGATGAGGGCGGGTTAAACCTGGGGCAGGTCTTCTCCACGCTGCGTCGCAGAATTCCCGTGATTTTGGGAGTTACAACGGTTGTCACCTCGGCTGCCGTCCTGAAGGCAATGACTAGCACTCCTATCTATCAGGGAGCTTTCGACATCCTTACTAAACCAGTTACTGTTGAAACCGAGGTGATTTCCTCTGTTCCTCAAACGCTAAGTAGCAAAGAGCAGCAGCAACCCGAGAAGGGAGTGGATGCTACCAAACTACAACTTTTGAAAAGTCCCAAAATTCTATCTCCAATTGCAAAAGAACTCCAGGCTAAGTACCCTGACGTGAACTATGGTATGCTTGCTGCTGGATTAAAGGTCACACCGGGGACGGCAACGGAAATCCTGAATGTCTCGTTTCAAGATAAAGACCCTGGGAAAGTTGCAGCGATTTTGAAACTAACAGCCCAAGCTTACATTGATTACAGCCTGGAAGAGCGTCTGGCAGATGTGAAGCAAGGAATAGAGTTTGTTGATACACAACTTCCTCAGTTACGTAACCGCGTTGAAGCTCTTCAGGACGAACTGCAAACGTTCCGTCAGCAATTTAACTTGATTGATCCTGAATCAACTAGTAAGGTTTTGTCTGATCAAAAAGGTGCAATTGGTCAACAACGATTGGATACCCAAATCAGACTGAATGAAGCTCAGGCACTGTATGTGGATTTATCCAGGCAAATAGCCGAATTGCCAAGTGAGTCGGTCTCAGCTTCAGCAACTCGTGAGAACACTCGCTATCAGGCATTATTGACTCAACTGTTAGACATTAGAAGCCAAATTGCAAAAGAGTCAAGTGTATTTCGAGATGGAACTGCGGATATTCAGGTTTTGAAAGACCAACAGCAAAATCTTTTGGCACTTTTAGGTCGGGAAGGGCGGCAAGTACAAACGGAAGTCGCTAGTAGAATTCGAGAATTGGAGGCTCGGAATAGAATTTTGACTCAGGCCGAGAACGATCTCAACCAACAGATTAAACAGTTGTCAGTCGTATCTCGGCGCTATGCGGATATTCAGCGAGAATTAAAGATTGCAACAGATAATTTGAATCAATTTTTAGCAAAACGAGAGGCACTCCGAATTGATGCTGGACAGCGCAAGGCTCCCTGGCAGATTCTAACGCCCCCCACAGACCCTATTCCGTCGAGTGCTAACACCAAACGTTCTGCAATGCTGGGAGTAATTTTAGGAGTGTTGTTAGGGGTTGGTGTTGCGTTGTTGCTGGATAAGATCAGTAACATTCTGCATTCGCCTGAAGAAGTTAAAGATGTCAGCAAACTGCCAATTTTAGGGGTCATTCCTTATAACCCTGAATTGACTGAGCTTGAAAAAATTGATGCGGCGGCTGGTAGATTTTCCTCTGTTGCTGACGTTTTAGGGTTTGTGCAACAGGTCAGTCAGAAAATTGGACTGAACAATAATGCTGCAAAATCTCATTACACAACCTCACCATTTTTAGAGGCATTTCGTTCCTTATACGCCAATATTCGGTTGCTGAGTTCTGATACTCAAGTTCGCTCTATCGTGATTAGTTCTTGTACGGCAGGGGAAGGGAAATCTACGACGTCTGTTTATTTGGCACAAACGGCTGCTGCTTTGGGGCAACGGGTTTTGCTGGTGGATACTGATTTGCGTCTGCCGCAACTTCATAATCGCTTGGGGTTGATGAATAGCTATGGTTTGAGTAACCTGATTTCACTCGATTTGGATTTTGAACAAGTTGTTCAACAATCTCCGATTGAGGAGAACCTGTTTGTCATGACGGCTGGACAAATTCCTCCAGATCCAACAAAGCTGCTATCTTCTCAGAAGATGCAGAGATTGATGGAACAATTTAAAGAAGCTTATGACCTGGTGATTTATGACACGCCTCCATTATTAGGATTGGCTGACGCGAAGTTATTTGCGGCAAAAACGGACGGAATCATTTTAGTAGTTGGGCTTGGCAAGGTTAAGAGTGCTGCCTTGACTCAAATATTGGAAGGGTTAAAGCAGTTTAACGTTTCTATTCTGGGCGCAGTTGCAAATGGAGCGAAAGACTATAAAGCGAATTTGTATGACTCATATTATCGCTACTACAATGCTTCTGAAAAAGAGAGTACCGCTTTACTTGAAGATGATATAGTTCCTCCAGCCATTGACCTTTCAAAACATAACTAA
- a CDS encoding periplasmic protein involved in polysaccharide export (IMG reference gene:2510096957~PFAM: Polysaccharide biosynthesis/export protein; SLBB domain), whose amino-acid sequence MVCKVTEGYEKRLARPMAGLALMVFLTTYGFLPGLAQASGKSLNTAATNPSPPTQAGDAYTLGAGDRIRVDVFRVARYSGDNQVLVDGTLNLPEIGNVLVEGMTLREAADAISSQYSKFLKYPIVTLTLLAPRPVKVAVSGEVNRPGSYTIPTAEAGSQLPTVTRALQLAGGITQVADLRNVEVRRPQRDGTEQIIRVDLWEFLQNGDQRRDVSLRSGDTIMIPTVRTTNLGESVQLASASFAADRSQPLNIAVVGEVYRPGPYTVSATARTGAAGETGQTAGGGDRPPTITRAIQVAGGIKPQADIRRIQVRRMTRSGAEQVINIDLWKLLQTGDLNQDLILQDRDTVVIPMAKEIPTAEAMQIAAASFSPDTIRVNIVGEVKQPGVLRVPPNTPLNQAILAAGGFNVRAFKRSVELVRLNSDGTVTRRSVRLDLDRGVDEEGNPALRNDDIVIVNRSALATVSDNLNAVITPINSFLSILSIYSIFRR is encoded by the coding sequence ATGGTATGCAAAGTGACTGAAGGATATGAAAAGCGTTTAGCGAGACCAATGGCAGGCTTGGCGCTGATGGTGTTTTTAACAACCTATGGCTTTCTGCCAGGGTTGGCTCAAGCCTCTGGCAAAAGCTTGAATACCGCTGCAACAAATCCGTCTCCACCTACACAAGCTGGCGATGCATACACGTTGGGAGCGGGCGATCGCATTCGGGTCGATGTCTTTAGAGTGGCACGATACAGCGGAGACAATCAGGTGTTGGTGGATGGCACCTTAAACCTGCCGGAGATTGGTAATGTCCTGGTAGAAGGGATGACGCTTAGAGAAGCTGCAGATGCCATTTCCAGTCAATATTCTAAGTTTCTTAAATATCCGATTGTTACGCTTACTCTGCTTGCTCCCCGCCCTGTGAAAGTCGCTGTATCAGGCGAGGTCAATCGTCCCGGTTCTTACACCATCCCCACAGCGGAAGCGGGTTCGCAGTTACCCACAGTAACCAGAGCATTGCAGTTAGCTGGAGGAATTACCCAGGTTGCTGATTTACGCAATGTCGAAGTGCGCCGCCCTCAGCGAGATGGAACTGAGCAGATTATTCGGGTGGATCTGTGGGAATTCCTGCAAAATGGTGACCAGCGGCGTGATGTCTCCCTCCGCAGCGGGGATACGATTATGATTCCAACGGTTAGAACCACAAATTTGGGGGAATCGGTTCAATTAGCTTCTGCCAGCTTTGCTGCGGATAGAAGCCAACCTCTGAATATTGCAGTGGTTGGGGAAGTTTACCGACCTGGACCTTACACTGTGTCTGCAACAGCCAGAACTGGGGCGGCTGGGGAAACAGGGCAAACTGCGGGCGGGGGCGATCGCCCTCCTACCATTACGCGAGCAATTCAGGTCGCTGGAGGCATTAAACCTCAGGCTGATATCCGCAGAATTCAAGTACGGCGCATGACTCGCAGTGGTGCTGAGCAGGTGATCAATATTGATCTCTGGAAACTGCTACAAACTGGCGATTTGAACCAGGACTTGATTTTGCAAGACCGGGATACTGTTGTTATTCCAATGGCAAAAGAAATCCCAACTGCCGAAGCAATGCAAATCGCTGCTGCAAGCTTCTCTCCCGATACTATTCGAGTCAATATTGTTGGAGAGGTAAAACAACCCGGCGTATTGCGAGTTCCTCCCAATACGCCATTGAATCAGGCTATACTTGCGGCGGGAGGATTTAACGTTCGAGCATTTAAACGATCAGTTGAGTTAGTTCGTCTCAACTCAGATGGAACTGTAACCCGGCGCTCAGTGCGGCTTGACCTAGACAGAGGTGTGGATGAAGAGGGAAATCCCGCTCTCCGCAACGACGATATTGTGATTGTGAATCGCTCCGCCTTAGCAACCGTATCAGATAATCTCAACGCAGTTATCACCCCAATCAATAGTTTTCTCTCAATTCTTAGCATCTACTCTATCTTTCGGAGGTAA